One window from the genome of Pseudonocardia hierapolitana encodes:
- the pepE gene encoding dipeptidase PepE gives MNLLLLSNSTNHGRRRFEHVQDELTSFYGQCEVLFVPYALADHDAYTEAVGDAFARSGVTVRGLHTAPDPLAALAATEAVFVGGGNTFRLLRALQRGGLLAALRAAVERGARYGGASAGTNLACPTIRTTNDMPIVQPDGFEALGLIDFQINPHYLDAPPDSTHMGETRAQRIAEFLEENDVPVLGLREGAWLRADGVTTVLHGRDAVLFRRGREAEEIAAGTDLAPLMAEPPDQCISDG, from the coding sequence GTGAACCTCCTGCTGCTCTCGAACTCGACGAACCACGGCCGGCGCCGGTTCGAGCACGTGCAGGACGAGCTGACCTCGTTCTACGGGCAGTGCGAGGTGCTGTTCGTGCCCTACGCCCTCGCCGACCACGACGCCTACACCGAGGCCGTCGGCGACGCGTTCGCCCGCTCCGGCGTGACCGTGCGCGGCCTGCACACCGCGCCCGACCCCCTGGCCGCGCTGGCCGCCACCGAGGCCGTGTTCGTCGGCGGCGGCAACACGTTCCGACTGCTGCGCGCGCTGCAGCGGGGCGGCCTGCTCGCCGCCCTGCGCGCGGCCGTCGAGCGCGGTGCCCGCTACGGCGGGGCGAGCGCGGGCACCAACCTCGCGTGCCCCACCATCCGGACCACGAACGACATGCCGATCGTCCAGCCCGACGGCTTCGAGGCGCTCGGGCTGATCGACTTCCAGATCAACCCGCACTACCTCGACGCCCCGCCCGACTCGACCCACATGGGCGAGACCCGCGCCCAGCGCATCGCGGAGTTCCTGGAGGAGAACGACGTGCCGGTACTGGGGCTGCGCGAGGGCGCCTGGCTGCGGGCGGACGGGGTGACCACGGTGCTGCACGGCCGGGACGCAGTGCTGTTCCGCCGGGGGCGGGAGGCGGAGGAGATCGCTGCGGGCACCGACCTCGCCCCGCTCATGGCCGAGCCGCCCGATCAGTGCATTTCCGACGGATAG
- a CDS encoding SLC13 family permease has translation MTAESERVRTDVDKALLGHATYRSLGEQRLSPAEERFEKGRRTIGLFLAPIVTIVFLLLPLPLEPAQKTLAAVLLGVVILWVTEAVPIPIGGLLGVAVIVFLQVEPADDVLARFGSSTVFTFIGAFILAQAMLKHGVARRFAFFILALPRVGTSTAGVIIAFGVITCLLSAFVSNTATVAMLLPTALGILAVIAKLLQDRGLVAIDFDPLRLRVGAAIMLMLAYGASVGGLLTPVGSPPNLIGRGLIEEATGQRISFAAWVGMAIPICVLMFVALALVLLLLNKPEIKRIEGVEEYVAQQRAEMGPLSRAEKNTLIAFGITVLLWIFPGIVALFAGTDSDFYTAVSDRLDEGMVAVLGASLLYLLPVDWQNREFTLRWRDAAEIDWGTIVLFGTGIIFGGLLSSTGLAETIGNGVSSALGLTSIIPITIFAALLAIIVSETTSNTASAAVVVPIVIPVAVAAGVNPFVPALAATFAASFGFMLPVSTPQNAVVYGSGAVPITTMIRSGFSFDILGAILIIVLLPLMVAVMGFGM, from the coding sequence ATGACCGCGGAGAGCGAGCGCGTCCGTACCGACGTCGACAAGGCCTTGCTCGGGCACGCCACCTATCGCAGCCTCGGTGAGCAGCGGCTGTCGCCCGCCGAGGAGCGGTTCGAGAAGGGCCGCCGCACCATCGGGCTCTTCCTCGCACCGATCGTCACGATCGTCTTCCTGCTGCTGCCGCTGCCCCTCGAACCGGCGCAGAAGACGCTCGCGGCCGTACTGCTCGGCGTCGTCATCCTCTGGGTCACCGAGGCGGTGCCGATCCCGATCGGCGGTCTCCTCGGCGTGGCGGTGATCGTGTTCCTCCAGGTCGAGCCGGCCGACGACGTGCTCGCGCGGTTCGGCTCGTCCACGGTGTTCACGTTCATCGGGGCGTTCATCCTCGCCCAGGCGATGCTCAAGCACGGCGTGGCGCGGCGGTTCGCGTTCTTCATACTCGCTCTGCCGCGTGTCGGGACCTCTACGGCTGGGGTGATCATCGCGTTCGGCGTCATCACCTGTCTGCTCTCGGCGTTCGTGTCCAACACGGCCACCGTCGCGATGCTGCTGCCCACGGCGCTGGGCATCCTCGCCGTGATCGCCAAGCTGCTGCAGGACCGCGGGCTGGTGGCCATCGACTTCGACCCGCTGCGGCTGCGCGTCGGTGCCGCGATCATGCTGATGCTCGCCTACGGCGCCAGCGTCGGCGGCCTGCTCACGCCGGTCGGCAGCCCGCCCAACCTGATCGGGCGCGGCCTGATCGAGGAGGCCACGGGCCAGCGCATCAGCTTCGCGGCGTGGGTGGGCATGGCGATCCCGATCTGCGTGCTGATGTTCGTGGCGCTCGCGCTGGTACTGCTGCTGCTCAACAAGCCGGAGATCAAGCGGATCGAGGGTGTCGAGGAATACGTGGCGCAGCAGCGCGCCGAGATGGGGCCGCTGTCGCGGGCCGAGAAGAACACCCTGATCGCGTTCGGCATCACCGTCCTGCTGTGGATCTTCCCCGGCATCGTGGCGCTCTTCGCCGGCACCGACTCCGACTTCTACACAGCGGTGTCCGACCGGCTCGACGAGGGCATGGTGGCCGTGCTCGGTGCGTCGCTGCTCTACCTGTTGCCCGTCGACTGGCAGAACCGCGAGTTCACCCTGCGGTGGCGCGACGCCGCCGAGATCGACTGGGGCACGATCGTGCTGTTCGGCACCGGCATCATCTTCGGCGGGCTGCTGTCGTCCACCGGGCTCGCCGAGACGATCGGCAACGGCGTGTCGAGCGCGCTCGGCCTCACCAGCATCATCCCGATCACGATCTTCGCCGCCCTGCTGGCGATCATCGTCTCGGAAACCACGAGCAACACGGCCTCGGCCGCGGTGGTGGTGCCGATCGTCATCCCGGTGGCCGTGGCGGCGGGCGTCAACCCGTTCGTGCCGGCGCTGGCGGCCACGTTCGCGGCGTCGTTCGGCTTCATGCTGCCGGTGTCGACGCCGCAGAACGCCGTGGTCTACGGCTCCGGCGCGGTGCCGATCACCACGATGATCCGGTCCGGGTTCTCGTTCGACATCCTCGGGGCGATCCTCAT